The following DNA comes from Methanosarcina vacuolata Z-761.
GAATGATAACATATGATAGAAGACAATGTAAAAGAACTTTTTAAAATGATACCATCTGATGTAACACTTGTCGCCGCAGTAAAATACGCGTCAAAAATACAAATAGACGAAGCCATAAAAGTAGGTGTTACAGACATCGGCTTCAATCATTATCAACAGATGAAAGATCTGGCCCCATATCTTCCACCTGAGATCAAAACCCACTTCATCGGCACACTTCAGTTAAACAAGGCAAAAAAAGTAGTAAACCTGAATCCCTACGTGATAGAAAGTGTTGATTCGTACGAACTTGCAGAAAAGATAAACAACGCCGCAAAAGAAAAAAAAAGGGTCCAGAAAATCCTCATACAGATGAAGACAGACGAAAAAAAACACACTGGATTAGATCCCGGTGACCT
Coding sequences within:
- a CDS encoding YggS family pyridoxal phosphate-dependent enzyme, coding for MIEDNVKELFKMIPSDVTLVAAVKYASKIQIDEAIKVGVTDIGFNHYQQMKDLAPYLPPEIKTHFIGTLQLNKAKKVVNLNPYVIESVDSYELAEKINNAAKEKKRVQKILIQMKTDEKKHTGLDPGDLLKLIDQISTLEYLSFEGLMTIPPKNEDPEDSRKYFKELKDLKDKAEKHLKKHLQYLSMGMTDDYQIAIEEGASIVRVGRKIFDVL